The following coding sequences lie in one Lelliottia jeotgali genomic window:
- a CDS encoding Molybdate-binding domain of ModE: MSVSARNQLAGTVSATSHGAVNDEVELTLTGGAKLVAIVTTSSKEALGLVPGKEAIALIKAPWVTLATEDCGLKFSARNQFAGAISKVTEGAVNATVHVKTDAGFEIVAVVTNESREEMQLAAGKRVIALVKASAILIATRA, from the coding sequence ATGTCTGTTTCTGCACGCAACCAGCTCGCCGGTACTGTCAGCGCCACATCCCACGGCGCGGTCAATGATGAAGTCGAATTAACTCTGACTGGCGGCGCAAAACTGGTGGCAATTGTCACCACCAGCAGCAAAGAAGCACTAGGACTGGTGCCGGGCAAAGAGGCTATCGCGCTGATCAAAGCCCCGTGGGTAACGCTGGCGACGGAAGACTGTGGCCTGAAGTTTTCAGCACGTAACCAGTTTGCAGGTGCCATCAGCAAAGTGACGGAAGGCGCGGTTAACGCCACGGTTCATGTAAAAACGGATGCAGGGTTTGAAATCGTTGCGGTGGTCACCAATGAGAGCCGCGAAGAGATGCAGCTTGCGGCAGGTAAACGTGTTATCGCGCTGGTGAAAGCGTCGGCGATCCTTATCGCGACGCGCGCATAA
- a CDS encoding DNA mismatch repair protein MutS, translating to MQQYLKLKAQHPEILLFYRMGDFYELFYDDAKRASQLLDISLTKRGASAGEPIPMAGIPHHAVENYLAKLVNQGESVAICEQIGDPATSKGPVERKVVRIVTPGTISDEALLQERQDNLLAAIWQDSKGFGYATLDISSGRFRLSEPADRETMAAELQRTNPAELLYAEDFAEMALIEGRRGLRRRPLWEFEIDTARQQLNLQFGTRDLIGFGVESAPRGLCAAGCLLQYVKDTQRTTLPHIRSITMERQQDSIIMDAATRRNLEITQNLAGGVENTLAAVLDSTVTPMGSRMLKRWLHMPVRDTSVLVSRQQTISALQDRFTDLQPVLRQVGDLERILARLALRTARPRDLARMRHAFQQLPELRAQLAEVDSAPVQKLRESMGEFTELRELLERAVVDAPPVLVRDGGVIAPGYNEELDEWRALADGATDYLDKLEIRERERLGLDTLKVGYNAIHGYYIQISRGQSHHAPIHYVRRQTLKNAERYIIPELKEYEDKVLTSKGKALALEKQLYEELFDTLLPHLADLQLSASALAELDVMVNLAERADTLNYTCPTFSDKPGIRISEGRHPVVEQVLNEPFIANPLNLSSQRRMLIITGPNMGGKSTYMRQTALIALLAYIGSYVPAQSVEIGPIDRIFTRVGAADDLASGRSTFMVEMTETANILHNATENSLVLMDEIGRGTSTYDGLSLAWACAENLANKIKALTLFATHYFELTQLPEKMEGVANVHLDALEHGDTIAFMHTVQDGAASKSYGLAVAALAGVPKEVIKRARQKLRELESLSPNAAATQIDGSQMSLLAQAEETSPAVEALENLDPDSLTPRQALEWIYRLKNLV from the coding sequence ATGCAGCAGTACCTGAAGCTAAAAGCTCAGCATCCGGAAATCCTGCTGTTTTATCGTATGGGCGACTTTTACGAGCTTTTTTATGACGATGCGAAACGCGCGTCGCAGTTGCTCGACATCTCGCTGACCAAACGTGGTGCGTCTGCGGGTGAACCGATCCCGATGGCCGGCATTCCGCATCATGCGGTAGAAAACTATCTGGCGAAGCTGGTGAACCAGGGTGAATCCGTCGCCATTTGCGAACAGATTGGCGATCCGGCCACCTCAAAAGGGCCGGTCGAGCGCAAAGTCGTGCGTATCGTCACGCCGGGCACTATTAGTGATGAAGCGCTGTTACAGGAGCGTCAGGATAACCTGCTCGCCGCTATCTGGCAGGACAGCAAAGGCTTCGGCTATGCGACGCTGGATATCAGCTCAGGGCGTTTTCGCCTGAGCGAGCCCGCCGATCGTGAAACCATGGCGGCTGAGCTACAGCGCACCAATCCGGCGGAGCTGCTCTACGCCGAAGATTTCGCCGAGATGGCCCTGATTGAAGGCCGTCGCGGTCTGCGACGCCGACCTTTGTGGGAATTTGAAATTGATACCGCGCGCCAGCAGTTGAATCTACAGTTTGGTACCCGCGACCTGATTGGCTTTGGCGTAGAGAGCGCGCCTCGCGGCCTCTGTGCTGCGGGCTGTCTGTTACAGTATGTGAAAGACACGCAGCGCACGACCCTGCCGCATATTCGCTCCATCACGATGGAACGCCAGCAGGACAGCATCATTATGGATGCCGCTACGCGCCGTAACCTGGAGATCACCCAGAATCTGGCCGGTGGTGTAGAAAATACCCTCGCTGCGGTGCTCGACAGTACGGTGACGCCGATGGGCAGCCGCATGTTGAAGCGCTGGCTGCATATGCCGGTTCGCGATACGTCGGTGCTGGTCAGTCGTCAGCAGACTATCAGTGCCTTACAGGATCGCTTTACGGATCTTCAGCCGGTACTGCGCCAGGTGGGCGATCTGGAACGTATTCTGGCGCGCCTGGCACTGCGTACGGCGCGCCCGCGCGATCTGGCTCGCATGCGTCACGCCTTCCAGCAATTACCAGAACTGCGCGCACAGCTGGCAGAAGTCGACAGTGCGCCGGTGCAAAAACTGCGCGAAAGCATGGGTGAATTTACTGAGCTGCGCGAGCTGCTTGAGCGTGCGGTGGTCGACGCACCGCCAGTGCTGGTCCGCGATGGCGGTGTCATTGCCCCCGGCTACAACGAAGAGCTGGACGAATGGCGCGCCCTGGCGGACGGTGCAACGGATTATCTGGATAAACTGGAAATTCGCGAACGCGAGCGTCTGGGCCTTGATACGCTAAAAGTCGGCTACAACGCCATTCACGGCTATTACATCCAAATCAGCCGCGGTCAGAGCCATCATGCACCTATCCACTACGTTCGTCGCCAGACGCTGAAAAACGCCGAACGCTACATTATTCCTGAGCTGAAAGAGTACGAAGACAAAGTCCTCACCTCCAAAGGCAAAGCGCTGGCGCTGGAAAAACAGCTGTATGAAGAGCTGTTCGACACGCTCCTGCCGCACCTGGCCGATTTACAGCTGAGCGCCAGTGCCCTGGCTGAGCTGGACGTGATGGTGAACCTGGCAGAACGCGCAGACACGCTGAACTACACTTGCCCGACATTCAGCGATAAGCCCGGTATTCGTATCAGCGAAGGGCGTCATCCAGTGGTGGAACAGGTGCTCAACGAGCCGTTTATTGCTAACCCGCTTAACCTGTCTTCCCAGCGTCGGATGCTGATCATTACCGGCCCGAACATGGGCGGTAAAAGTACCTACATGCGCCAGACTGCGTTGATCGCCCTGCTGGCTTATATCGGCAGCTACGTTCCGGCACAAAGCGTGGAGATCGGCCCAATCGATCGCATCTTCACTCGTGTTGGGGCGGCGGACGATCTGGCCAGCGGTCGCTCCACCTTCATGGTCGAGATGACCGAAACCGCCAACATTCTGCACAACGCCACGGAAAACAGCCTGGTGCTGATGGATGAGATTGGTCGCGGGACATCGACCTATGACGGTCTTTCCCTGGCCTGGGCCTGCGCTGAAAATCTGGCGAATAAGATCAAAGCGCTGACCCTGTTTGCGACGCACTATTTTGAACTCACGCAGTTGCCAGAGAAAATGGAAGGCGTTGCCAACGTTCATCTGGATGCGCTGGAGCACGGTGATACCATCGCCTTCATGCATACAGTGCAGGACGGCGCGGCCAGCAAAAGTTACGGCCTGGCCGTGGCAGCCCTGGCGGGGGTGCCGAAAGAGGTGATCAAACGCGCGCGTCAGAAACTGCGCGAGCTGGAAAGCCTGTCGCCAAATGCAGCGGCAACGCAGATTGATGGCTCGCAAATGTCGTTACTGGCCCAGGCAGAAGAGACCTCTCCAGCCGTTGAAGCGCTGGAGAACCTCGACCCTGATTCACTGACACCGCGCCAGGCTCTCGAGTGGATCTATCGCCTGAAGAATCTGGTGTAA
- a CDS encoding LysR family transcriptional regulator, which produces MVAAMLNLQRMTIFVAVVDTGSFTAAATALGQTKAVVSFNIRQLENELGVTLLLRSTRRITLTEAGTIFYQRGVELLNAAENLQDEVRASHVGLSGELRITSTPEYGALVIVPVLAEFSRLHPDLRIRHVASSHHADLIAERFDVAIRLGTLADSRYHAAQISRFTILPVAAPNWLAANPIVSLDALSQAEWIIHERLPSPLRWQMTHASGQKASLEITHPARLFADSAQALMAFALAGAGVALLPEWLVKAELESGRLMQILPDYHFMPQGIYAVYPDAQHVPAKVRVFIDYLRTKAG; this is translated from the coding sequence ATGGTTGCAGCGATGCTCAATTTACAGCGAATGACGATTTTCGTCGCCGTGGTGGACACCGGCAGTTTTACCGCAGCGGCGACTGCGCTTGGGCAAACAAAAGCCGTAGTGAGTTTCAATATTCGGCAGCTGGAAAACGAGCTGGGCGTGACGTTGCTCCTGCGCTCGACGCGACGTATTACGCTGACGGAAGCGGGCACGATCTTTTACCAGCGTGGCGTCGAGTTATTAAACGCTGCGGAGAATTTGCAGGATGAGGTCAGGGCCAGCCATGTGGGACTGAGTGGCGAACTGCGAATTACTTCCACGCCGGAATATGGTGCACTGGTGATTGTGCCGGTGCTGGCGGAATTTAGCCGGCTTCATCCCGATTTACGCATACGTCACGTTGCGTCTTCTCATCATGCAGATTTGATTGCTGAGCGATTCGATGTCGCTATTCGACTGGGGACGCTGGCAGATTCTCGCTATCACGCCGCGCAGATTTCACGTTTTACTATTTTACCGGTTGCCGCTCCCAATTGGCTTGCCGCAAACCCCATTGTTTCTCTGGATGCACTATCTCAGGCCGAGTGGATTATTCATGAGCGTCTCCCTTCACCGCTGCGCTGGCAGATGACCCATGCTAGCGGGCAGAAGGCATCGCTGGAAATTACGCATCCTGCGCGTCTCTTTGCCGACAGCGCTCAGGCACTGATGGCCTTTGCGCTGGCGGGTGCTGGAGTCGCGTTGTTGCCTGAATGGCTGGTGAAGGCAGAACTGGAAAGCGGACGACTGATGCAGATATTACCTGACTACCATTTTATGCCGCAGGGCATTTATGCGGTTTATCCCGATGCACAGCATGTGCCGGCTAAGGTGCGCGTCTTTATCGACTATCTACGCACCAAAGCCGGTTAA
- a CDS encoding putative membrane transport protein, translated as MAYRSKVAIVFLLGFFLDLINMFIASVAFPAMSAALHSSAPALAWVSNGYIAGMTLVIPFSALITRRLGAKRVFILSLTLFCLAATAAGMSDSLSHLIFWRVLQGTGGGLLIPIGQALAWQQFKPHERAGLSTAVMLVALLAPACAPALGGILIQFFHWRWIFFAPLPLAVVTLLLACLWLKNETAPPGPARLLHLPLLSDPLLRFSMLVYLCVPGIFIGVNVVGLFYLQSVAQMTPAATGALMLPWSLASFIAISATGKYFNRLGPRPLIITGCLLQAAGIAGLSTVSATTPESLIIVLFVLMGAGGSLCSSTAQSTAFLNVAYEEMPDASALWNINRQLSFFLGATLLALILSTLQHVFPPIQAWHGVFILSAGITLFPITSALRLNNQQVLAHLHKETS; from the coding sequence ATGGCTTATCGCAGTAAAGTCGCCATCGTATTTCTGCTGGGCTTTTTTCTCGATCTCATCAATATGTTCATCGCCAGCGTCGCGTTTCCGGCAATGTCGGCGGCATTGCATTCATCCGCCCCGGCGCTGGCATGGGTCAGCAATGGGTATATTGCGGGCATGACGTTGGTCATCCCTTTTAGTGCCCTCATCACCCGCCGTCTGGGTGCAAAGCGGGTTTTCATTCTTTCTTTGACGCTGTTTTGTCTCGCGGCCACTGCTGCCGGTATGTCTGACTCGCTGAGTCACCTGATTTTTTGGCGTGTTTTACAGGGTACAGGTGGCGGATTGCTCATCCCCATTGGACAGGCGCTGGCATGGCAACAGTTTAAGCCGCATGAACGGGCCGGTTTATCCACAGCGGTAATGCTGGTCGCACTTCTCGCCCCTGCATGCGCTCCGGCCCTGGGTGGAATTCTGATTCAGTTCTTTCACTGGCGATGGATCTTTTTCGCCCCGCTGCCGCTTGCCGTCGTCACGCTGCTATTGGCTTGCCTGTGGCTTAAAAACGAGACTGCTCCACCAGGCCCTGCAAGGTTGCTACATCTCCCCCTGTTGTCCGACCCGCTGTTGCGTTTCTCAATGCTGGTCTATCTTTGCGTGCCAGGGATATTCATCGGCGTGAATGTTGTCGGCCTTTTTTACCTGCAAAGTGTGGCGCAAATGACCCCGGCAGCAACCGGAGCGCTGATGCTTCCCTGGTCTCTCGCGTCGTTTATCGCCATTTCAGCCACCGGGAAATATTTCAACCGCCTTGGCCCACGTCCGCTCATTATCACCGGCTGTCTGTTGCAGGCGGCGGGGATCGCGGGTTTGTCGACAGTTTCTGCCACTACGCCAGAATCGCTCATCATCGTCCTCTTCGTCCTGATGGGCGCAGGTGGCAGCCTGTGCAGCAGCACCGCTCAGAGTACCGCATTTCTCAATGTGGCCTATGAAGAGATGCCCGATGCCAGCGCCCTGTGGAACATTAACCGTCAGCTGAGTTTCTTTCTTGGTGCCACACTGCTGGCGCTGATACTCAGTACGCTACAACACGTTTTTCCGCCTATTCAGGCCTGGCATGGGGTCTTTATTTTGTCAGCCGGAATCACGCTTTTCCCCATCACCAGCGCGCTTCGCCTCAACAACCAACAGGTGCTTGCGCATCTTCATAAGGAAACATCATGA